A window of the Dryobates pubescens isolate bDryPub1 chromosome 36, bDryPub1.pri, whole genome shotgun sequence genome harbors these coding sequences:
- the WNK4 gene encoding LOW QUALITY PROTEIN: serine/threonine-protein kinase WNK4 (The sequence of the model RefSeq protein was modified relative to this genomic sequence to represent the inferred CDS: deleted 1 base in 1 codon; substituted 1 base at 1 genomic stop codon) codes for MLAAEPAAAGAMSQPEAERVGSGSTPKPEVEQELEPEPEPGPEPGLPGRTPHRSRGRRPSGRDSRRASSRFNRRSSADLELLGYPAPGGGSPPPPPSGAAGRREPEETESEEVETRAVATSPDGRFLKFDIEIGRGSFKTVYKGLDTETTVEVAWCELQTRKLSKTERQRFSEEVEMLKGLQHPNIVRFYDSWKSSIKGQVCIVLVTELMTSGTLKTYLKRFKEMKLKVLQRWSRQILKGLHFLHTRSPPIIHRDLKCDNIFITGPTGSVKIGDLGLATLKRASFAKSVIGTPEFMAPEMYEEKYDEAVDVYAFGMCMLEMATSEYPYSECQNAAQIYRKVTSGLKPSSFYKVKVPELKEIIEGCIRMDKNERYTIQDLLEHSFFQEDTGVHVELAEEDDGIKSGLKLWLRMDDTKKLHGKYKDNNAIEFLFELYKDVAEEVAQEMVVLGFVCEADYKLVAKAVRDRVVAIKRKREKLRRAQGVPLPVEPELPPGVPTPALATAGSGDSIFSSTFAPEPEEPEADQHQHFTYRHTSYSSATSDCETDGYLSSSGFLDSPDLARSSFSAGDPASPPPTRPGRCFPTSIAVQLPTERLPPASGFSSPVDSYPSDVASGMSDGYEGLSASERSAKPPPKRAAGKLLRRRARSRLRITNISDKSDRVVECQLQTYNNKMVTFKFDLDGDNPEEIAAVMVHNEFILKSERDGFVHRIRDIIHRVETLLRKDGRGAAELPESPEAERGTGSPQVDLQLQDLSHSISSSSSLSDLGCTSPSLSVQSPVLPSLSSSMLEQDPSSPVELLAASAPGELWAPLPGSPTGSVQTWPLGSMAPSWLTTSPVVPQTPPSPPVDPVPPALPRDLLPPLPVPTSPVPSGPSSPLTSPVTSTAWSPTAPFLSLANVFSLAVMSVAHTLLPAVSSIASSGGHLYPPLLPRPQSLLLGPPRFVHPNPTSMAKPAPRCDGTGESVCTDVPTAEGPMPFPPRAAAPPCPANNEAMGTPLLPQNRPARGSLEGSVVPPNSPKPSLVVSESPTPSTAEARLSPINEEAKPQILGRFQVIPTKEPVVPSPAPGSSEGSSEGEQPGTEALAGGSPPPAAPGGTSSDSESALERAEQEPQAEQALPEEGTVAPAESDREGPGEEGTESLPQAVVSQVWLSYPRSLSYLSSDDTESEDEEIWEELQNLRQKHLAEVQLLQSTQKKEIEELYQRMGKQPPLGIVSPAAMLSSRQRRLSKGSFNPSRRNSLQRLELAQPPGIMRRNSLSGSSTGSQEQRLKGVTFADDLGRMPAGQEXIHELPQPSACCPGGGESLCTSWERTSGPGGSHCPQALVPALGNLIPAFAFVPFAHSRIPAASVLEGGQAIPTLTFPTLTFPSSAPGNSLLLVPSSSPIPAAGQVQGVPILHDFTPS; via the exons ATGCTGGCGGCTGAGCCCGCAGCTGCTGGGGCCATGTCCCAGCCCGAGGCGGAGCGGGTGGGTAGCGGCTCCACGCCGAAGCCggaggtggagcaggagctggagccggAGCCGGAGCCGGGGCCGGAGCCGGGGCTACCCGGGAGGACCCCGCACCGCAGCCGCGGCCGGAGGCCCTCAGGACGCGATTCCCGCCGCGCGTCCTCCCGCTTCAACCGGCGGAGCTCGGccgacctggagctgctggggtacCCGGCACCGGGCGGGGGGTCGCCGCCGCCTCCGCCGTCGGGCGCCGCTGGGCGCCGAGAGCCGGAGGAAACGGAGAGCGAGGAGGTGGAGACGCGGGCGGTCGCCACCTCCCCCGACGGCCGGTTCCTCAAGTTCGACATCGAGATCGGCCGCGGCTCCTTCAAGACCGTCTACAAGGGGCTGGACACGGAGACCACAGTGGAGGTGGCCTGGTGCGAGTTGCAG ACGCGGAAGCTGTCGAAGACGGAGCGGCAGCGGTTCAGCGAGGAGGTGGAgatgctgaaggggctgcagcaccccaaCATCGTCCGCTTCTACGACTCCTGGAAGTCATCCATCAAAGGCCAGGTCTGCATCGTGCTGGTGACAGAGCTCATGACATCTGGCACCCTGAAAAC CTATCTGAAGCGGTTCAAGGAGATGAAGCTGAAGGTGCTGCAGCGCTGGAGCCGGCAGATCCTCAAGGGGCTGCACTTCCTGCACACTCGCTCGCCCCCCATCATCCACCGGGACCTCAAGTGTGACAACATCTTCATCACCGGCCCCACCGGCTCCGTCAAGATCGGGGACCTGGGCCTGGCCACGCTCAAGAGAGCCTCCTTCGCCAAGAGCGTCATAG GCACCCCTGAGTTCATGGCTCCAGAGATGTACGAGGAGAAGTACGACGAGGCCGTGGACGTCTATGCCTTTGGGATGTGCATGCTGGAGATGGCTACCTCGGAGTACCCCTACTCCGAGTGCCAGAACGCTGCCCAGATCTACCGCAAGGTCACCTCG GGCCTGAAGCCCAGCAGCTTCTACAaggtgaaggtgccagagcTGAAGGAGATCATCGAGGGCTGCATCCGCATGGACAAGAACGAGAG ataCACCATCCAGGACCTTCTGGAGCACTCCTTCTTCCAGGAGGACACCGGGGTGCATgtggagctggctgaggaggATGATGGCATCAAGTCTGGGCTCAAGCTCTGGCTGCGCATGGACGACACCAAGAAGCTGCACGGCAAGTACAAGGACAACAATGCCATCGAGTTCCTCTTCGAGCTCTACAAGGACGTGGCAGAAGAGGTGGCCCAGGAGATG GTGGTCCTGGGCTTTGTCTGCGAGGCCGACTACAAGCTGGTGGCCAAGGCGGTGCGGGACCGCGTGGTGGCCATCAAGCGGAAACGGGAGAAGCTGAGGCGTGCCCAgggggtgcccctgcccgtgGAGCCCGAGCTGCCACCCGGTGTCCCCACGCCTGccctggccactgctggctctggggacTCCATCTTCAGCAGCACCTTCGCCCCAGAGCCTGAGGAGCCCGAGGCTGACCAGCACCAGCACTTCACCTACCGGCACACCAGCTACTCCTCGGCCACCT CCGACTGCGAGACTGACGGCTACCTGAGCTCCTCTGGCTTCCTGGACTCCCCCGACCTGGCCCGTAGCAGCTTCTCGGCGGGGGACCCTGccagcccaccccccacccGCCCTGGGCGCTGCTTCCCTACT AGCATCGCAGTGCAGCTGCCCACCGAGCGCCTGCCCCCCGCCAGCGGCTTCTCCTCCCCGGTGGACAG CTACCCCTCAGACGTGGCGTCCGGCATGAGCGACGGCTACGAGGGGCTCTCGGCCAGCGAGCGCAGCGCCAAGCCGCCGCCCAAGCGAGCCGCGGGGAAGCTGCTGCGGCGCAGAGCCCGCTCCAGGCTGCGCATCACCAAC ATCTCTGACAAGAGCGACCGAGTGGTGGAGTGCCAGCTGCAGACCTACAACAACAAGATGGTGACCTTCAAGTTTGACCTGGATGGGGACAACCCAGAGGAAATCGCAGCCGTCATG GTCCACAACGAGTTCATCCTCAAGTCGGAGCGGGATGGCTTTGTGCACCGCATCCGGGACATCATCCACCGTGTGGAGACTCTGCTCCGCAAGGACGGACGCGGCGCTGCCGAGCTGCCGGAGAGCCCCGAGGCCGAGcgtggcacaggcagcccc CAGGtggacctgcagctgcaggacctctctcactccatctcctcctcatcctcactcAGTG ATCTGGGTTGCACCAGTCCCAGCCTCTCAGTCCAGTCCCCTGTCCTGCCATcactcagcagctccatgttGGAGCAGGacccctccagccctgtggagctgctggcagcctcagcACCCGGGGAGCTGTGGGCACCACTGCCAGGCTCCCCTACAG gcTCTGTGCAGACCTGGCCTCTGGGCTCAATGGCTCCCTCCTGGCTGACAACATCGCCGGTGGTCCCGCAGACCCCCCCGAGTCCCCCAGTGGACCCtgtcccaccagccctgccccgagACCTCCTGCCCCCACTGCCGGTCCCCACGTCCCCGGTCCCCAGTGGGCCCAGCAGTCCCCTGACCTCCCCTGtgaccagcacagcctggtccccCACCGCCCCGTTCCTGTCCCTGGCCAATGTCTTTTCCCTGGCAGTGATGAGCGTGGCCcacaccctgctgcctgctgtctcCTCCATCGCCAGCTCGGGTGGGCATCTCTAtcccccactgctgccaaggccacagagcctgctcctgggccccCCACGCTTTgtccaccccaaccccaccagcaTGGCCAAGCCAGCCCCGCGCTGTGATGGGACTGGAGAGTCGGTGTGCACGGACGTCCCCACTGCTGAGGGGCCCATGCCattccctcccagggcagcagccccaccaTGCCCTGCAAACAATGAGGCTATGGGGACCCCTCTGCTACCACAGAACAGGCCTGCACGGGGGAGCCTGGAGGGCAGTGTG GTGCCACCCAACTCCCCCAAGCCCAGCCTCGTCGTCTCAGAGTCGccaacccccagcacagctgaggcccGGCTCTCGCCCATCAACGAAG AAGCCAAGCCCCAGATCCTGGGACGGTTCCAGGTGATACCAACCAAGGAGCCGGTTGTGCCCTCCCCGGCGCCGGGCAGCAGCGAGGGCAGCAGCGAgggggagcagcctggcacGGAGGCGCTGGCCGGTGGCTCCCCCCCACCCGCGGCCCCTGGCGGCACAAGCAGCGACTCAGAGTCGGCTCtggagagggcagagcaggagccccaggctgagcaggcaTTGCCTGAGGAGGGCACAGTGGCACCGGCAGAGAGTGACCGGGAGGGCCCCGGggaggagggcacagagagcctgCCGCAGGCTGTGGTGAGCCAGGTGTGGCTGAGCTACCCTCGCAGCCTGTCCTACCTGAGCAGCGATGACACCGAGAGTGAGGACGAGGAGAtctgggaggagctgcagaaccTGCGCCAGAA gcacctggctgaggtgcagctgctgcagagcacccagAAGAAAGAGATCGAGGAGCTGTACCAGCGGATGGGGAAGCAGCCGCCGCTGGGCATCGTCTCGCCCGCCGCGATGCTCTCCAGCCGCCAGCGGCGCCTCTCCAAGGGCAGCTTCAACCCCTCCCGCCGCAACAGCCTGCAGCGCCTGGAGCTGGCGCAGCCCCCAG GCATCATGCGCCGCAACTCGCTGAGCGGCAGCAGCACCGGCTCGCAGGAGCAGCGGCTCAAGGGCGTGACCTTCGCCGACGACTTGGGCCGGATG CCAGCTGGCCAGGAGTGAATTCATGAACTACCTCAACCaagtgcctgctgccctgggggc gGTGAGAGCCTCTGCACCTCCTGGGAGCGCACCTctggccctgggggcagccacTGCCCTCAGGCCTTggtgcctgccctggggaaTCTGAtccctgcctttgcctttgtGCCCTTTGCCCACAGCAGGATACCTGCAGCCTCTGTATTGGAGGGAGGGCAAGCCATCCCCACACTCACCTTCCCCACACTCACCTTCCCTTCTTCTGCCCCTGGCAACTCCCTCCTCCTTGTTCCCAGCTCAAGCCcaatcccagctgcaggacaagTGCAAGGTGTCCCCATCCTTCATGACTTTACTCCAAGCTGA